One window of the Shimwellia blattae DSM 4481 = NBRC 105725 genome contains the following:
- a CDS encoding riboflavin synthase, protein MFTGIVQGMARVVSIEEKPNFRTHVVELPDAMLPGLETGASVAHNGCCLTVTEINGDRVSFDLMKETLRITNLGEIQPGDKVNVERAAKFNDEIGGHLMSGHVMTTAEITKILASENNRQVWFRVQHPELMKYILHKGYIGIDGISLTVGEVTATKFCVHLIPETLQRTTLGERRIGQRVNIEIDPQTQAIVDTVERVLATRGLNDAQAPSV, encoded by the coding sequence ATGTTTACCGGTATCGTCCAGGGCATGGCCCGCGTGGTGTCAATTGAAGAAAAACCAAACTTTCGTACCCATGTGGTGGAACTGCCGGATGCCATGTTACCCGGGCTGGAGACCGGGGCGTCCGTTGCGCATAACGGATGCTGCCTGACAGTGACCGAAATAAACGGTGACCGGGTAAGTTTTGACCTGATGAAAGAAACGCTGCGGATCACTAACCTGGGTGAAATTCAGCCAGGGGATAAAGTCAATGTGGAGCGCGCGGCGAAATTTAACGATGAGATTGGCGGGCATTTAATGTCTGGCCATGTTATGACCACCGCGGAAATAACCAAAATTCTCGCCTCGGAAAATAACCGCCAGGTCTGGTTCCGGGTACAGCATCCGGAATTAATGAAATACATCCTGCATAAAGGGTATATCGGTATCGACGGGATCAGCCTGACAGTGGGGGAGGTGACCGCCACCAAATTCTGTGTCCACCTGATCCCGGAAACCCTGCAGCGCACCACCCTGGGTGAGCGGCGCATTGGTCAGCGGGTGAATATTGAAATTGATCCGCAAACTCAGGCGATTGTTGATACGGTTGAGCGGGTGCTGGCCACCCGTGGCCTGAATGATGCTCAGGCTCCGTCTGTCTGA
- the mdtK gene encoding MdtK family multidrug efflux MATE transporter: protein MQKYFTEARQLLALAIPVILAQVAQTAMGFVDTVMAGGYSATDMAAVAIGTSIWLPAILFGHGLLLALTPVIAQLNGSGRRDRVGTQVRQGFWLAGMASVLIMVVLWNAGYIIHAMHNIDPQLADKAVGYLRALLWGAPGYLFFQVARNQCEGLAKTKPGMVMGFLGLLINIPVNYIFIYGHFGMPELGGVGCGVATASVYWVMFASMLYFIKHARSMRDIRAPEKFTGPNPVLLKRLVQLGLPIALALFFEVTLFAVVALLVSPLGIVDVAGHQIALNFSSLMFVLPMSLGAAVTIRVGFRLGEGSTANAQTAARTGLGVGVCMATLTAIFTICLREPIALLYNQDPAVVSLAAQLMLLAAIYQISDSIQVIGSGVLRGYKDTRAIFYITFVAYWVLGLPCGYTLALTDAVVPRMGPAGFWIGFIIGLTCAAILIMLRMRWLQRQPPAFILQRAAR, encoded by the coding sequence GTGCAGAAGTATTTTACCGAGGCTCGTCAGCTACTGGCACTGGCGATCCCTGTGATCCTTGCGCAAGTCGCGCAGACCGCCATGGGATTTGTCGATACAGTGATGGCCGGTGGCTATAGCGCCACAGATATGGCCGCTGTCGCTATCGGCACCTCTATCTGGCTGCCGGCCATTCTGTTTGGCCACGGCCTGCTGCTGGCACTCACCCCGGTGATAGCCCAGCTAAACGGCTCCGGGCGGCGTGACCGCGTGGGAACACAGGTACGCCAGGGCTTCTGGCTGGCGGGCATGGCCTCAGTTCTGATTATGGTGGTGCTGTGGAATGCCGGGTATATCATCCACGCCATGCATAATATCGACCCGCAACTGGCCGACAAAGCCGTCGGCTACCTGCGCGCGCTGCTCTGGGGGGCGCCGGGTTATCTGTTCTTCCAGGTGGCCCGTAACCAGTGTGAAGGACTGGCCAAAACCAAACCGGGGATGGTGATGGGCTTCCTCGGCCTGCTTATTAACATTCCCGTTAACTATATCTTTATTTATGGCCATTTCGGTATGCCGGAACTGGGCGGGGTGGGCTGTGGGGTGGCAACCGCCTCAGTCTACTGGGTGATGTTCGCCAGTATGCTGTATTTCATCAAACACGCCCGCTCCATGCGTGATATCCGCGCGCCGGAAAAATTCACCGGGCCAAATCCTGTCCTGCTCAAACGCCTGGTTCAGCTTGGCCTGCCTATTGCGCTGGCGCTGTTTTTTGAAGTGACCCTGTTTGCCGTGGTCGCCCTGCTGGTTTCGCCGCTGGGGATTGTGGATGTGGCCGGTCACCAGATAGCGCTTAACTTCAGCTCGCTGATGTTTGTGCTGCCCATGTCCCTGGGGGCGGCGGTGACTATCCGGGTGGGGTTCCGGCTCGGAGAGGGCTCAACCGCCAATGCCCAAACCGCAGCCCGGACGGGGCTGGGTGTCGGGGTGTGTATGGCGACCCTGACCGCGATTTTTACTATCTGCCTGCGCGAGCCTATTGCCCTGCTCTACAACCAGGATCCGGCGGTGGTCTCCCTGGCCGCTCAGCTGATGCTGCTGGCGGCGATTTACCAGATCTCTGACTCAATCCAGGTGATTGGCAGCGGGGTTCTGCGCGGCTATAAAGACACCCGGGCCATTTTCTACATTACGTTTGTGGCTTACTGGGTGCTGGGGCTGCCTTGCGGGTATACCCTGGCGCTGACCGATGCCGTCGTACCGCGGATGGGCCCTGCCGGGTTCTGGATAGGCTTTATTATCGGGCTGACCTGCGCCGCCATTCTGATAATGCTGCGTATGCGCTGGCTGCAACGCCAGCCACCGGCGTTTATTCTGCAACGCGCCGCCCGCTAA
- a CDS encoding Cof-type HAD-IIB family hydrolase, with amino-acid sequence MKIKLIAVDMDGTFLDDRKQYDKARFMAQYQAMQARGIRFVVASGNQYYQLISFFPELRDQIAFVAENGALIYDGPERVRYSRLSRPDYLKVLAALAASCADNYVICGLNSAWYSRQAPQAFIDLMSRHYHRLQPTDNPQEIDDTIFKFSLNLPDEDIPLLMRQLSHSLDGVMTPVTSGFGFVDLIIPGSHKGSGLQCLLDRWHISPQECVAIGDSGNDVEMLKLVGYPVAMGNGAEAVKDVARFETLSNNHAGALRVIDDVLNQRGLFAG; translated from the coding sequence ATGAAAATTAAACTGATCGCCGTAGATATGGACGGCACATTTCTTGATGATCGTAAGCAGTACGACAAAGCGCGGTTTATGGCCCAGTACCAGGCGATGCAAGCCCGGGGGATTCGCTTTGTGGTTGCCAGCGGCAACCAGTATTACCAGCTGATTTCGTTTTTCCCCGAACTGCGTGACCAGATAGCCTTTGTGGCGGAAAACGGCGCGCTGATTTACGACGGCCCCGAGCGGGTGCGCTATTCCCGGCTATCCCGGCCGGACTACCTGAAAGTGCTGGCGGCCCTGGCGGCCAGCTGCGCGGACAATTACGTGATCTGCGGGCTGAACAGCGCCTGGTATTCCCGCCAGGCCCCTCAGGCGTTTATTGATCTGATGTCCCGGCATTACCACCGCCTGCAGCCGACAGACAATCCGCAGGAGATTGACGATACCATTTTTAAATTCTCGCTGAATCTTCCTGATGAGGATATCCCGCTGCTGATGCGCCAGCTCAGCCACTCGCTTGACGGGGTCATGACCCCGGTCACCAGCGGCTTCGGTTTTGTAGATTTAATTATCCCCGGCTCCCATAAGGGCAGTGGCCTGCAGTGCCTGCTCGACCGCTGGCATATCTCCCCGCAAGAGTGCGTAGCCATCGGCGACAGCGGTAACGACGTCGAGATGCTGAAACTGGTGGGCTACCCGGTAGCCATGGGGAATGGGGCAGAGGCAGTAAAAGATGTTGCCCGTTTTGAAACCCTGAGCAATAACCATGCGGGGGCGCTGCGGGTCATTGATGATGTGCTGAACCAGCGCGGGCTCTTTGCCGGGTAA
- a CDS encoding DNA polymerase III subunit theta codes for MDNYNLADLPQEEMDKVNVDLAAAGVAFKERYNMPVIADQVELEQPAALRGWFRERLIAHRLASVNLSRLPYEPKTK; via the coding sequence ATGGACAATTATAATCTTGCTGATCTTCCCCAGGAGGAGATGGACAAAGTGAATGTCGATCTTGCGGCGGCGGGGGTCGCCTTTAAGGAGCGTTATAATATGCCGGTCATTGCCGATCAGGTTGAGCTGGAGCAGCCTGCCGCCCTGCGGGGCTGGTTTCGTGAGCGTTTAATCGCCCATCGTCTGGCGTCCGTTAACCTGTCGCGGCTGCCTTACGAACCCAAAACAAAATAG
- a CDS encoding carbon-nitrogen hydrolase family protein has translation MTQWNVAAAQYGCHDGELNANIDHHLHFIRRAAREQVDLLVFPEYSLTGLTPCSAAIHGLTPNATALAPLQRAAQEYQMTIIVGLPLHDGGRILPGALGFMPDGTRTACHKPAGEWDDISAGAPVIGHQGRSFALGINSDGQDESWPRSAASQGVDLYTTGRIVSEISWQHEVMHLQRWSHKYRLPVLMANHAWSVNGTRSAGRSACWDERGQLIIRADEGELLVISRRSERGWQGEVIPLV, from the coding sequence ATGACTCAATGGAATGTCGCCGCAGCCCAGTACGGCTGCCATGATGGCGAGCTCAACGCCAATATCGACCACCACCTGCACTTTATCCGCCGCGCGGCCCGGGAGCAGGTGGATCTGCTGGTCTTCCCCGAATACTCCCTTACCGGCCTGACGCCTTGCAGCGCCGCCATACACGGTCTGACCCCGAACGCAACCGCCCTTGCCCCGCTTCAGCGTGCCGCTCAGGAGTACCAGATGACCATTATTGTCGGCCTGCCCCTGCATGACGGGGGGCGCATCCTGCCCGGGGCGCTGGGATTTATGCCGGACGGCACCCGCACCGCCTGCCATAAACCGGCCGGAGAGTGGGATGACATCAGCGCCGGTGCGCCGGTAATCGGCCATCAGGGGCGCAGTTTTGCGCTGGGTATCAACTCTGACGGTCAGGATGAGTCCTGGCCGCGCAGCGCCGCCAGCCAGGGGGTCGATTTATACACCACCGGGCGCATCGTTTCTGAAATCTCCTGGCAGCATGAGGTCATGCACTTACAGCGCTGGTCCCATAAATACCGCCTGCCGGTGCTGATGGCCAACCACGCCTGGTCGGTCAATGGCACCCGCAGCGCCGGGCGCAGCGCCTGCTGGGATGAGCGCGGGCAGTTAATTATCCGGGCAGATGAAGGCGAACTGCTGGTTATCAGCCGCCGCAGCGAACGGGGTTGGCAGGGGGAGGTCATTCCGTTAGTCTAG
- the exoX gene encoding exodeoxyribonuclease X — translation MLRIIDTETCGLQGGVVEVASVDIIDGQIVNPMSDLVRPDRPISHQAMAIHKITESMVADKPWIEEVIPRYYGSDYYVAHNASFDRRVLPDMPGSWICSMKLSRRLWPGIKYSNMGLYHSLKLQVQTPPGLHQHRALYDCYITAALMLRIIEVSGWEPEQMVDVTGRPALLEVMPFGKYRGQAVATVAGQDPGYLRWMWNNLKTMSPELRTTLRHFLDKQP, via the coding sequence ATGCTGCGAATTATCGATACCGAAACCTGCGGGCTGCAGGGTGGCGTTGTTGAAGTGGCCTCCGTCGATATTATCGACGGGCAGATAGTGAACCCCATGAGCGATCTGGTACGCCCGGATCGCCCCATCTCCCACCAGGCGATGGCTATTCACAAAATCACCGAAAGCATGGTGGCGGATAAACCCTGGATTGAAGAGGTGATCCCCCGCTATTACGGCAGCGATTACTATGTCGCCCATAACGCCAGTTTTGACCGCCGGGTACTGCCGGACATGCCCGGCAGCTGGATCTGCTCAATGAAGCTCTCCCGCCGCCTGTGGCCGGGGATCAAATACAGCAATATGGGGCTCTACCACAGCCTGAAACTGCAGGTGCAAACGCCCCCGGGCCTGCACCAGCACCGGGCGCTGTATGACTGCTATATCACCGCCGCCTTGATGTTGCGGATCATCGAGGTTTCCGGCTGGGAGCCGGAGCAGATGGTGGATGTCACCGGCCGCCCGGCCCTGCTGGAGGTGATGCCGTTTGGTAAATACCGCGGGCAGGCGGTTGCCACCGTTGCCGGGCAGGATCCCGGTTACCTGCGCTGGATGTGGAACAACCTCAAGACCATGAGCCCGGAGTTACGCACCACCCTGCGCCACTTTCTGGACAAGCAGCCCTGA
- a CDS encoding prolyl oligopeptidase family serine peptidase encodes MPPKAKKIPHAMTLHGETRIDNYYWLRDDTRTDPQILSYLEQENQYGRQIMASQNDLRDTLLGEILQRIPQRDASAPWEKNGYRYRHIYESGGEYPVYQRQPVATCTPDAWDILLDGNQRAAGSEFWDMGGMSVSTDNRIMAVAEDYLSRRQYGLRFKDLESGNWYPETLENVSASFVWANDGATLYYIRKHPQTLLPYQVWRHRVGSPGREDTLIYEERDERYYVSLSKSTSRKYVLIYLSSTSTSEILLLDADDQQAEPVSFLPRRHDHEYSIDHYQHWFYIRSNREGKNFALYRSRVAEESAWKTLIAHRQDVMLESFTLFSRWLVLEEREQGLTQLRLIHRQTRAESRIAFDDPAYVTWVATNPEPDTPWLRYGYSSMTAADTLYALNMDTGERVVLKQQEVPGYQACDYRSERLWVRAEDGAQIPVSVVYHRRHFRKGANPLLVYGYGAYGSSIDADFSPSRLSLLDRGFVVAIAHIRGGGELGQQWYEEGKLDHKMNTFTDYLQVCDALLAQGYGDPGYLYGMGGSAGGLLMGAVVNMRPTLFRGIVAQVPFVDVLTTMLDESIPLTTGEYEEWGNPNEPRWYHYIRQYSPYDNLTPQEYPHMLVTTGLHDSQVQYWEPAKWVAKLREIKQGDNLLLLCTDMDTGHGGKSGRFKSWEGVALEYTFLVALTQGTLPGHDD; translated from the coding sequence ATGCCACCAAAAGCAAAAAAAATTCCCCACGCCATGACGCTGCATGGTGAAACCCGCATTGATAACTACTACTGGCTGCGGGACGACACCCGGACTGATCCACAGATACTGAGCTATCTGGAGCAGGAAAATCAGTACGGCAGGCAGATCATGGCCAGCCAGAACGATCTGCGCGACACGCTGCTTGGTGAGATCCTGCAGCGTATTCCCCAGCGGGATGCCTCCGCCCCCTGGGAGAAAAACGGCTACCGCTACCGGCATATTTATGAATCCGGCGGCGAGTACCCGGTCTACCAGCGCCAGCCGGTTGCCACCTGTACCCCGGATGCGTGGGACATTCTGCTTGATGGCAACCAGCGCGCCGCCGGCAGCGAATTCTGGGACATGGGGGGGATGAGCGTCAGCACGGATAACCGGATCATGGCCGTGGCGGAGGACTACCTTTCACGCCGCCAGTACGGGCTGCGCTTTAAGGATCTGGAGAGCGGCAACTGGTATCCGGAAACCCTGGAAAATGTCTCTGCCAGTTTTGTCTGGGCCAATGATGGCGCCACCCTGTATTACATCCGCAAGCATCCGCAAACCCTGTTGCCCTACCAGGTCTGGCGCCACCGGGTAGGGTCGCCTGGCCGTGAGGATACGCTGATTTACGAAGAGCGCGACGAGCGCTATTACGTCAGCCTGAGTAAGTCCACATCGCGCAAATATGTGCTTATCTACCTCTCCAGTACCAGCACCAGCGAAATTCTGCTGCTGGATGCCGACGATCAGCAGGCTGAGCCGGTGAGCTTTCTGCCACGGCGTCACGATCATGAGTACAGTATCGACCACTACCAGCACTGGTTTTATATCCGCTCGAACCGGGAGGGCAAGAACTTCGCCCTGTACCGCTCCCGGGTGGCGGAGGAGAGCGCCTGGAAAACGCTGATTGCCCACCGCCAGGATGTCATGCTGGAGAGTTTTACCCTGTTCAGCCGCTGGCTGGTGCTGGAAGAGCGCGAACAGGGGCTGACCCAACTGCGCTTAATTCACCGCCAGACCCGCGCCGAATCGCGCATCGCTTTTGATGACCCGGCCTACGTGACCTGGGTCGCCACCAATCCGGAGCCCGACACCCCGTGGCTGCGTTACGGATACTCCTCCATGACCGCCGCAGACACCCTGTATGCCCTGAATATGGACACCGGGGAGCGGGTGGTACTCAAACAGCAGGAGGTGCCCGGCTACCAGGCCTGCGATTACCGCAGCGAGCGGTTGTGGGTCCGGGCGGAAGATGGCGCGCAGATCCCCGTCTCGGTGGTGTATCACCGCCGCCATTTTCGCAAAGGGGCCAACCCGCTGCTGGTCTATGGCTATGGCGCATACGGCAGCAGTATCGACGCCGATTTCAGCCCCAGCCGCCTGAGCCTGCTGGATCGCGGTTTTGTAGTGGCGATTGCCCATATCCGCGGCGGCGGCGAGCTGGGCCAGCAGTGGTATGAAGAGGGCAAGCTGGACCACAAAATGAACACCTTTACGGACTACCTGCAGGTGTGTGACGCCCTGCTGGCGCAGGGTTATGGCGACCCCGGGTATCTGTACGGGATGGGGGGCAGCGCTGGCGGGTTACTGATGGGGGCGGTGGTCAATATGCGCCCGACGCTGTTTCGCGGCATCGTGGCCCAGGTGCCCTTTGTGGATGTGCTGACCACCATGCTGGATGAGTCTATTCCGCTGACCACCGGGGAGTATGAAGAGTGGGGCAACCCCAATGAGCCCCGCTGGTATCACTACATCCGCCAGTACAGCCCCTATGATAACCTCACCCCTCAGGAGTACCCGCATATGCTGGTCACCACCGGGCTACACGACTCCCAGGTACAATACTGGGAGCCTGCCAAGTGGGTGGCGAAGCTGCGCGAGATAAAACAGGGGGATAATCTGCTGCTGCTGTGTACCGATATGGACACCGGCCACGGCGGAAAATCCGGGCGCTTCAAATCCTGGGAGGGGGTGGCCCTGGAGTATACCTTCCTGGTGGCCCTGACCCAGGGCACATTACCCGGACACGATGACTGA
- a CDS encoding YebG family protein produces MAVVVKYVVIREGEEKMAFASKKEADAYDKMLDLAATLEQWLEQGPVELEARQQEALAMWLAEQRDTLSAVLKTGNLPGAAASTAPAAEPAPARKRKAAGAPA; encoded by the coding sequence ATGGCCGTTGTCGTCAAGTATGTGGTTATCAGAGAGGGTGAAGAAAAAATGGCTTTCGCCAGTAAAAAGGAGGCTGACGCCTACGACAAAATGCTCGATCTTGCCGCCACCCTGGAGCAGTGGCTTGAACAGGGGCCGGTTGAGCTTGAAGCCCGGCAGCAGGAGGCACTGGCCATGTGGCTGGCAGAGCAGCGGGATACGTTAAGTGCGGTGCTGAAAACCGGCAACCTGCCCGGGGCGGCGGCCAGCACAGCACCCGCAGCGGAGCCCGCCCCGGCCCGCAAGCGCAAAGCCGCCGGAGCCCCGGCTTGA